Proteins found in one Pocillopora verrucosa isolate sample1 chromosome 12, ASM3666991v2, whole genome shotgun sequence genomic segment:
- the LOC131769734 gene encoding DNA repair endonuclease XPF isoform X2, which yields MKNLFVRRLYLWPRFHATVSAFLEKHKPEVIELHLHLTPSMLAIQTAALDLINTCLKELKRANPTLDADDLTVENSISKSFDKILRFQLNPVWHQLGNKTRQLVADLKVLRLILLYLTQYDCVTFYNFLESLRASQRDVKNHSLWMFMDAADSLFVHAKARVIEFTESKNKKTKGETSQQKEENSKGYSSDKDQKEELVLEESPKWRLVSEVLAEIERDDADNDKFGPGHVLIAAYDERTCSQLRDYLCDGSEAVLTRLYNKLIKPAATVAETSETASVSGETLQSDVSANISNKKDLPSSRQRRVQPGTKGNSKRKVAAPRKKAPLDQSDEGASKTQLFKGSRSNVLLRPGEVNKAAEQDSPPIKLLSSRMTIIHPLTGCSDRYSLLRTLWEVEPRYVVLYDAQMQFIRQLEVYKASRPGIPLRVYFLIYAGSVEEQKYLTTLRKEKEAFEVLIKNKGTMVVPEEREGKTSAAMMLSRDPSKATDAVSTRKAATCDEGNKQSRKVIVDMREFRSELPSLIHRRGIDVEPVTLEVGDYILTPDICVERKSVSDLIGSLNNGRLYHQAVAMVRFYKRPILLIEFDPNKSFSLQAKSSLSSEVSFNDISSKLTLLTLHFPKLKILWCHSPYATAELFDDLKAKCLEPDAATAMAVGSDSTAVASDVTYNIGPQDFILKLPGINFKNYRSVMRNVESVQELFTLPQERLANILGNANSAKQLWEFIHTNNKGRVQPQTSSKVRR from the exons CTTGATGCAGATGATCTGactgtagagaacagtatcagcAAATCCTTTGACAAAATCCTGAGATTTCAACTTAATCCTGTTTGGCATCAACTG GGAAACAAGACAAGACAGTTGGTTGCTGATCTTAAAGTTCTCCGGCTTATCCTACT CTATCTTACACAATATGACTGTGTGACATTTTACAACTTTCTGGAATCACTCAG AGCTAGTCAACGTGATGTCAAGAATCATTCACTTTGGATGTTCATGGATGCTGCAGATTCCTTGTTTGTG CATGCAAAGGCAAGGGTTATTGAATTTactgaaagtaaaaacaagaaaacgaaaggaGAAACATCAcaacagaaggaagaaaattctAA AGGCTACAGCAGTGACAAGGATCAGAAAG AGGAATTAGTTCTGGAGGAGAGTCCGAAGTGGAGGCTTGTGTCAGAAGTGTTAGCAGAGATTGAGCGGGATGATGCTGATAATGACAAAT TTGGACCTGGTCATGTTCTGATTGCTGCTTATGACGAAAGGACGTGCTCACAGCTCAGAGAT TACCTCTGTGATGGAAGCGAAGCTGTTCTCACTCGCCTTTACAACAAGTTAATAAAACCTGCAGCAACAGTGGCTGAGACGTCAGAGACAG cTTCCGTAAGTGGAGAGACTCTGCAAAGTGACGTTAGTGCAAACATTTCTAACAAAAAG GATTTACCGTCATCCCGTCAACGCCGTGTTCAACCTGGAACAAAAGGGAACTCAAAAAGGAAAGTGGCTGCCCCAAGGAAGAAAGCGCCTTTAGATCAGTCAGATGAAGG TGCATCGAAGACCCAGTTATTCAAAG GATCAAGATCAAATGTTCTTTTGAGG CCAGGTGAAGTAAACAAAGCGGCAGAACAGGACTCCCCTCCAATAAAACTGCTGTCATCACGAATGACCATCATTCATCCTCTAACAGGTTGCAG TGATCGTTACAGTTTGCTAAGAACTCTCTGGGAAGTAGAGCCTCGATATGTTGTGCTTTATGATGCGCAAATGCAGTTTATACGCCAACTTGAg GTTTATAAGGCATCCAGACCTGGAATTCCTCTTCGTGTTTATTTCTTAATCTACGCTGGTTCAGTCGAGGAACAG AAATACTTGACAACTCTtcggaaagaaaaagaagcgtTTGAAGtgctgataaaaaataaaggg ACCATGGTTGTCCCAGAGGAACGTGAAGGTAAAACAAGTGCAGCCATGATGTTGAGTAGAGACCCGTCTAAGGCGACAGATGCTGTGAGCACTAGGAAAGCAGCAACATGCGACGAAGGAAATAAGCAATCAAGAAAG GTCATTGTCGACATGCGGGAGTTCCGCAGTGAGCTTCCTTCACTGATTCATCGGAGAGGGATTGATGTAGAACCTGTGACTTTAGAG GTTGGTGATTACATTCTTACCCCAGACATTTGTGTGGAGCGTAAGAGTGTGAGTGATTTGATTGGCTCGCTCAACAACGGAAGACT GTATCACCAGGCTGTGGCTATGGTCAGGTTCTACAAAAGACCCATTTTGTTGATCGAGTTCGATCCAAACAAGTCATTTTCCCTGCAG gCGAAGTCAAGTTTGTCTAGTGAGGTATCCTTCAATGACATATCTTCCAAGTTGACTTTACTTACACTTCATTTTCCTAAG TTGAAAATCTTGTGGTGTCACAGCCCGTATGCAACAGCTGAGCTTTTTGATGATCTGAAG GCAAAATGTCTTGAACCAGATGCCGCCACAGCCATGGCTGTGGGCTCTGACTCCACAGCAGTTGCTTCAGATGTTACATACAACATTGGACCACAG GACTTCATTTTAAAGCTTCCTGGCATAAATTTCAAGAACTACCG atcTGTCATGAGAAACGTGGAGAGTGTTCAAGAACTTTTCACACTGCCACAGGAAAGGCTTGCAAATATTTTGGGCAATGCTAACAGTGCTAAACAACTCTGGGAGTTTATTCACACCAATAACAAAGGTCGTGTGCAGCCACAAACATCCTCGAAAGTAAGAAGATGA
- the LOC131769734 gene encoding DNA repair endonuclease XPF isoform X1, translating into MKNLFVRRLYLWPRFHATVSAFLEKHKPEVIELHLHLTPSMLAIQTAALDLINTCLKELKRANPTLDADDLTVENSISKSFDKILRFQLNPVWHQLGNKTRQLVADLKVLRLILLYLTQYDCVTFYNFLESLRASQRDVKNHSLWMFMDAADSLFVHAKARVIEFTESKNKKTKGETSQQKEENSKGYSSDKDQKEELVLEESPKWRLVSEVLAEIERDDADNDKFGPGHVLIAAYDERTCSQLRDYLCDGSEAVLTRLYNKLIKPAATVAETSETASVSGETLQSDVSANISNKKDLPSSRQRRVQPGTKGNSKRKVAAPRKKAPLDQSDEGNSASKTQLFKGSRSNVLLRPGEVNKAAEQDSPPIKLLSSRMTIIHPLTGCSDRYSLLRTLWEVEPRYVVLYDAQMQFIRQLEVYKASRPGIPLRVYFLIYAGSVEEQKYLTTLRKEKEAFEVLIKNKGTMVVPEEREGKTSAAMMLSRDPSKATDAVSTRKAATCDEGNKQSRKVIVDMREFRSELPSLIHRRGIDVEPVTLEVGDYILTPDICVERKSVSDLIGSLNNGRLYHQAVAMVRFYKRPILLIEFDPNKSFSLQAKSSLSSEVSFNDISSKLTLLTLHFPKLKILWCHSPYATAELFDDLKAKCLEPDAATAMAVGSDSTAVASDVTYNIGPQDFILKLPGINFKNYRSVMRNVESVQELFTLPQERLANILGNANSAKQLWEFIHTNNKGRVQPQTSSKVRR; encoded by the exons CTTGATGCAGATGATCTGactgtagagaacagtatcagcAAATCCTTTGACAAAATCCTGAGATTTCAACTTAATCCTGTTTGGCATCAACTG GGAAACAAGACAAGACAGTTGGTTGCTGATCTTAAAGTTCTCCGGCTTATCCTACT CTATCTTACACAATATGACTGTGTGACATTTTACAACTTTCTGGAATCACTCAG AGCTAGTCAACGTGATGTCAAGAATCATTCACTTTGGATGTTCATGGATGCTGCAGATTCCTTGTTTGTG CATGCAAAGGCAAGGGTTATTGAATTTactgaaagtaaaaacaagaaaacgaaaggaGAAACATCAcaacagaaggaagaaaattctAA AGGCTACAGCAGTGACAAGGATCAGAAAG AGGAATTAGTTCTGGAGGAGAGTCCGAAGTGGAGGCTTGTGTCAGAAGTGTTAGCAGAGATTGAGCGGGATGATGCTGATAATGACAAAT TTGGACCTGGTCATGTTCTGATTGCTGCTTATGACGAAAGGACGTGCTCACAGCTCAGAGAT TACCTCTGTGATGGAAGCGAAGCTGTTCTCACTCGCCTTTACAACAAGTTAATAAAACCTGCAGCAACAGTGGCTGAGACGTCAGAGACAG cTTCCGTAAGTGGAGAGACTCTGCAAAGTGACGTTAGTGCAAACATTTCTAACAAAAAG GATTTACCGTCATCCCGTCAACGCCGTGTTCAACCTGGAACAAAAGGGAACTCAAAAAGGAAAGTGGCTGCCCCAAGGAAGAAAGCGCCTTTAGATCAGTCAGATGAAGG AAACAGTGCATCGAAGACCCAGTTATTCAAAG GATCAAGATCAAATGTTCTTTTGAGG CCAGGTGAAGTAAACAAAGCGGCAGAACAGGACTCCCCTCCAATAAAACTGCTGTCATCACGAATGACCATCATTCATCCTCTAACAGGTTGCAG TGATCGTTACAGTTTGCTAAGAACTCTCTGGGAAGTAGAGCCTCGATATGTTGTGCTTTATGATGCGCAAATGCAGTTTATACGCCAACTTGAg GTTTATAAGGCATCCAGACCTGGAATTCCTCTTCGTGTTTATTTCTTAATCTACGCTGGTTCAGTCGAGGAACAG AAATACTTGACAACTCTtcggaaagaaaaagaagcgtTTGAAGtgctgataaaaaataaaggg ACCATGGTTGTCCCAGAGGAACGTGAAGGTAAAACAAGTGCAGCCATGATGTTGAGTAGAGACCCGTCTAAGGCGACAGATGCTGTGAGCACTAGGAAAGCAGCAACATGCGACGAAGGAAATAAGCAATCAAGAAAG GTCATTGTCGACATGCGGGAGTTCCGCAGTGAGCTTCCTTCACTGATTCATCGGAGAGGGATTGATGTAGAACCTGTGACTTTAGAG GTTGGTGATTACATTCTTACCCCAGACATTTGTGTGGAGCGTAAGAGTGTGAGTGATTTGATTGGCTCGCTCAACAACGGAAGACT GTATCACCAGGCTGTGGCTATGGTCAGGTTCTACAAAAGACCCATTTTGTTGATCGAGTTCGATCCAAACAAGTCATTTTCCCTGCAG gCGAAGTCAAGTTTGTCTAGTGAGGTATCCTTCAATGACATATCTTCCAAGTTGACTTTACTTACACTTCATTTTCCTAAG TTGAAAATCTTGTGGTGTCACAGCCCGTATGCAACAGCTGAGCTTTTTGATGATCTGAAG GCAAAATGTCTTGAACCAGATGCCGCCACAGCCATGGCTGTGGGCTCTGACTCCACAGCAGTTGCTTCAGATGTTACATACAACATTGGACCACAG GACTTCATTTTAAAGCTTCCTGGCATAAATTTCAAGAACTACCG atcTGTCATGAGAAACGTGGAGAGTGTTCAAGAACTTTTCACACTGCCACAGGAAAGGCTTGCAAATATTTTGGGCAATGCTAACAGTGCTAAACAACTCTGGGAGTTTATTCACACCAATAACAAAGGTCGTGTGCAGCCACAAACATCCTCGAAAGTAAGAAGATGA